Genomic window (Nitrospinota bacterium):
CAAGTCCTCGTATAAGTCTCGTTACAACAGAAAAGATTAGAGCAGAGGTAAAAATTGAGGAGATTGATATTACCAGGAAGTTTTCAAATATCCCAATCAAAATTATCCCACCAGATTTTAAGGTGGATTACAATCCAAAAACAGTAGATATAATTCTAAACGGACCTCCATCCATTATAAACAGTTTGGATAATGCTCAAATTATTGTAGAAATCAATATAGCTGAGCTGGAACCAACACCAAAAGACTATAAACTGACTCCTCATTTGAAATTTACTTCTCAAGTTCCAAAAACTGTTATAGTAAAAAAGATCATTCCCACTTCTATAGATTTGAGGATATACTCAAAAAAATAGATAGGCATTAAGCCGGCTTTAAGGCTTTAATCTTAGCACTTACTAAACCTTCAAAAGAGGCTTTCGATACAATCTCTATTTCTTCAAAACCTGCTTTTCTGATCTTTTCGATATATTCTTCTTCTTTAACAACACCTCCTTGACAAAGAACCCAGATATCTAAATTATTTCTTGAATCTTCTGGAATATCTTCTTTACTCACCATATCACATACGATCAATCTTCCTCCTGGTTTCAATACTCTAAAGGATTCTCGAAAGACCTTATCTTTATTCGGAGAAAGATTAATAACGCAATTACTTATAACTACATCTACAGAACCATCTTCTAAAGGTATATCCTCAATATCTCCCCTCTCAAACTCAACATTTCTTAGTTTAAGTTTATTAGCACCCATTTGTGCCTTTCTTAGCATTTCTTTGGTCATATCCAAGCCTATAACCTTACCCTTATCTCCAACGAGTTCAGCAGCAAGAAAACAATCTAACCCTCCACCAGAGCCCAAATCTAAAACTATTTCGCCTGGTTTTAATTTATCTATAGTCAAAGGATTGCCGCAACCACAGAATGTATCGATCATTCCTCCAGGCATACGAGATAGTTTTTTTATATCATAACCAAGATAGCCAGCCTTCGCAATTTTGCCGGCATCTGCCTCCCATTCACACTGTTCTAAACCAGCAGTGGCAATTTCAGTATATTTTAATCTAACAGCCTTTTTTATTTCTTCATCGGAATGTTTTAACCCCATCATTTTCCCCTTTCTTGTCGAACAAAATTACATTTTTTAGATTTAAGATACAGCTAGAGCTACCTTTAAAAATTTTAATCCTTTCTATAATGACATCCCATACTTCTTTTGTTTCTCAAGGCAGAATTAATAACTATTAAAGCAACCAAAATCCCATTTCTCAGACCCACTAAGCTATCTGTCAGCAGTGTCCTCCTATAAAACTGTTCGATTCTGTGGCAAAGATAATCCATGTCTGCCTTTGCTCTTTCCAGTCTCTTGGATGTTCTAACAATCCCTGCATAGTTCCACATGGTTGTCTTGATATTCAACCAATCCTGATAAATCAATGCTGGATCTATTTCCTCTTCAAGACCAGTATAGTCCCAAAGAGGAATAGAAGAAAAGTCTTTGGATTTTTTCTTATCGATTGTTTTTATTATATCTTTACCAGCCCTATACCCCCATACCAAACATTCTAAGAGAGAGGTGCTTGCAAGCCTATTAGCCCCATGAAGACCGGTACAGGAAACTTCACCAACAGCATATAAATCCTTGAGATTTGTTCTTCCCCAAGAATCTACCCTTACCCCTCCGCAAAAGTAATGGGCAGAAGGAACAACAGGGATAGGTTCTTTT
Coding sequences:
- the arsM gene encoding arsenite methyltransferase, which produces MMGLKHSDEEIKKAVRLKYTEIATAGLEQCEWEADAGKIAKAGYLGYDIKKLSRMPGGMIDTFCGCGNPLTIDKLKPGEIVLDLGSGGGLDCFLAAELVGDKGKVIGLDMTKEMLRKAQMGANKLKLRNVEFERGDIEDIPLEDGSVDVVISNCVINLSPNKDKVFRESFRVLKPGGRLIVCDMVSKEDIPEDSRNNLDIWVLCQGGVVKEEEYIEKIRKAGFEEIEIVSKASFEGLVSAKIKALKPA